One candidate division KSB1 bacterium DNA segment encodes these proteins:
- the miaA gene encoding tRNA (adenosine(37)-N6)-dimethylallyltransferase MiaA, with protein MTDASSAPSDGALRLLVLTGTTASGKTAVSLPLAEALQGEIVSADSRQVYRELEIGTAKPTAAERARVRHHFIDERSIHDPWSAGDYAREARARIEDILERGRTAIVVGGSMLYLRALLDGFYSANESPTDYADLRAELAVRGELALHAELQQCDPLLAARTHPHDHHRLLRGLAVFRRTGAPLSSLQLRSTEPLRHAFAIFFLYGDREQTYERVNLRAVRMIRDGLVEEVRALYNTGLNEHNCHALATHGYRELFPYLRGEQTEAELIANVQKAVRHYVKRQLTWFRREPRVIWIERAFDEPDEHVAARILARFRAS; from the coding sequence TTGACCGACGCTTCAAGCGCACCGAGTGACGGCGCGCTGCGCCTGCTGGTACTGACCGGTACCACCGCATCCGGAAAGACGGCGGTTTCGCTTCCCCTTGCCGAGGCTCTGCAAGGGGAAATTGTCTCCGCCGATTCGCGTCAGGTATATCGCGAACTCGAAATCGGTACCGCCAAACCGACCGCCGCGGAGCGCGCTCGCGTCCGGCATCATTTCATCGACGAACGCTCGATCCACGACCCTTGGAGCGCCGGCGACTACGCCCGCGAAGCTCGCGCCAGGATCGAGGACATTCTGGAGCGGGGTCGGACCGCGATCGTGGTCGGGGGATCAATGCTGTACCTGCGCGCGCTGTTGGATGGGTTCTATTCGGCCAACGAATCACCCACCGACTATGCGGACCTGCGCGCCGAACTGGCAGTGCGTGGCGAATTGGCACTGCACGCGGAGCTTCAACAGTGCGACCCGCTGCTCGCGGCGCGGACCCACCCCCACGATCATCATCGACTGCTGCGTGGCTTGGCCGTCTTCCGTCGCACGGGCGCGCCGCTCTCGTCACTTCAGCTGCGTTCGACCGAACCGCTTCGCCACGCGTTCGCGATCTTCTTCCTCTATGGCGACCGCGAACAAACGTACGAGCGCGTGAACCTCCGCGCCGTCCGAATGATCCGGGACGGTCTGGTCGAAGAGGTTCGCGCGCTTTACAACACGGGCCTGAACGAGCATAACTGCCACGCGCTGGCGACGCACGGCTATCGCGAGCTTTTCCCGTACCTGCGGGGCGAGCAAACGGAAGCCGAGCTGATCGCCAACGTGCAAAAGGCCGTCCGGCACTACGTGAAACGCCAACTCACCTGGTTCCGTCGCGAGCCGCGCGTGATCTGGATCGAGCGCGCGTTTGACGAGCCTGACGAGCATGTCGCGGCGCGGATTCTTGCGCGATTTCGCGCTTCGTAA
- a CDS encoding response regulator, which produces MNERAAGFPQPQITTDQGQPPMSDIRRLLVVDDEEVICQIVDGFLSHDQWTVESARTIAQARGLLADREYSVILCDVHLEGDPLEFLAEVREQRPDAQLIMFTGDPSVDSVREALAIGAYDYMTKPCRRDELTRTVQRAFEKHLLLRRQSGLLKENEAYRTALEQMLEQRSHQLRESERRYRALFDSAVDCIFVVSVAEGAIVDANIAAAHLLGMSRPDVIGRQLSEFVGAQFDPLLAEAATSAVAEWRQDRVAVAGPSNRRRTAQVSCGRVLIDGQSCVQIVARDLTDHLELIERNELMELELLSEQRLAAIGLLASGVAHNINTPLMGIYGVAQLIKMKHPEIEDIDGVITQVDRITSIIRNLMWKSRQEQDSAYQEIDLCQLLREELRFLEADLDFKHYVDKQYSLSTDLPAIYGRYSDFSQSLMNVVRNALDAMHGRDARVLKVAAAVRDGEILISIQDSGCGISAEDRDKIFMPFFTTKLIVGSDGGPTGTGLGLSTVQKLMSPYGVRFEIESQPNQGTTFVFRIPTEINSPRRARDRAKP; this is translated from the coding sequence ATGAACGAACGGGCCGCCGGCTTTCCCCAACCGCAAATTACCACCGATCAGGGACAGCCGCCGATGTCTGACATCCGGCGGCTGCTTGTCGTTGACGATGAAGAAGTGATCTGCCAGATCGTGGACGGCTTTCTGTCGCACGATCAGTGGACCGTGGAATCGGCCCGGACGATTGCGCAGGCGCGCGGCTTGCTGGCGGATCGCGAATATAGCGTGATCCTGTGCGACGTCCACCTCGAAGGCGACCCGCTCGAGTTTCTCGCCGAGGTCCGCGAACAGCGGCCCGATGCGCAGCTCATCATGTTTACCGGCGACCCCTCCGTGGACTCCGTGCGCGAAGCGCTGGCGATCGGCGCGTACGACTACATGACCAAGCCCTGCCGGCGCGATGAACTCACGCGTACGGTACAACGCGCATTTGAGAAGCATTTGCTGCTGCGCCGGCAATCCGGATTGCTCAAAGAAAACGAAGCGTACCGAACCGCGCTGGAGCAGATGCTGGAGCAGCGATCGCACCAACTGCGCGAGTCCGAGCGCCGCTATCGAGCCCTGTTCGACAGTGCCGTGGATTGCATCTTCGTCGTGAGTGTCGCGGAAGGCGCGATCGTGGACGCCAATATTGCCGCGGCGCACTTACTCGGGATGTCGCGACCGGACGTGATCGGACGCCAACTCAGCGAGTTCGTCGGCGCGCAGTTCGATCCCCTGCTCGCGGAAGCGGCGACGTCCGCGGTGGCCGAATGGCGACAGGATCGGGTCGCCGTTGCCGGGCCGTCGAATCGACGACGAACCGCGCAAGTCTCGTGCGGCCGGGTGCTGATCGACGGCCAGTCGTGCGTTCAAATCGTGGCCCGCGATCTCACGGATCATCTCGAGTTGATCGAACGGAATGAACTGATGGAGCTGGAGCTGCTCTCCGAACAGCGGCTCGCGGCCATCGGCCTGCTGGCGTCCGGTGTCGCGCACAACATCAACACGCCGCTGATGGGCATCTACGGCGTCGCGCAGCTCATCAAGATGAAGCATCCTGAGATTGAGGATATCGACGGGGTGATTACACAAGTTGACCGGATCACCTCGATCATTCGCAATTTGATGTGGAAGAGCCGACAAGAGCAGGACAGCGCGTATCAAGAAATCGATCTCTGTCAACTGCTGCGCGAAGAGCTGCGGTTCCTGGAGGCTGACCTGGATTTTAAGCACTACGTGGATAAGCAATACAGCCTGTCCACCGACCTTCCCGCGATTTATGGACGGTACAGCGACTTCTCGCAGTCGTTGATGAACGTCGTACGCAACGCGCTGGACGCGATGCATGGCCGTGACGCCAGAGTGCTCAAGGTCGCCGCGGCGGTGCGGGACGGAGAAATCCTGATCAGCATCCAGGACTCCGGTTGCGGCATCAGCGCGGAGGATCGAGACAAGATCTTCATGCCCTTTTTCACGACGAAGCTCATCGTGGGCTCCGACGGCGGACCGACGGGCACGGGACTGGGCCTCAGCACCGTGCAGAAGCTGATGAGTCCTTACGGCGTGCGGTTTGAAATCGAGAGTCAGCCGAACCAAGGGACCACTTTTGTATTCCGCATTCCGACGGAAATTAACAGCCCGCGGCGCGCGCGCGACCGCGCGAAACCATAG